A section of the Lynx canadensis isolate LIC74 chromosome A1, mLynCan4.pri.v2, whole genome shotgun sequence genome encodes:
- the LOC115511588 gene encoding olfactory receptor 2T27-like, with protein MVGGNKSSITDFILVGLFPEFQHSIVLNFMIIFVYILAFLGNILLIVLIWGDSRLHMPMYVLLSQLSLIDLTLTSTIVPKMASNYFTGKRTISWIGCGTQSFFFLMLGMSECLILTLMAYDRYVAVCNPLRYPIIMSPRFCMHMVLGCWIGGSISSFIHTVYPMHFPICGSREIHHFFCEVPVLIKLSCEDTSVYQLVVVVTSIVLLVVPFSLITVSYTLIFLTVFRMNSVKGRKKTLATCSSHLTVVSLFFGPNIFIYMTFTSSHSAEQDQALSVFSNILTPMLNPLIYSLRNKEVVAALRNFMGKCVTF; from the coding sequence ATGGTGGGTGGAAACAAATCCTCAATAACCGATTTCATCCTTGTCGGACTCTTTCCTGAATTTCAGCATTCTATTGTCCTCAACTTTATGATCATCTTTGTCTACATTCTTGCCTTCCTGGGAAACATACTTTTGATTGTCTTAATTTGGGGAGACTCTCGACTTCATATGCCCATGTACGTTCTCCTCAGTCAACTCTCCCTCATTGACTTGACATTAACTTCCACCATTGTTCCAAAGATGGCTTCTAACTATTTTACTGGGAAAAGAACCATATCATGGATTGGCTGTGGAACACAGAGTTTCTTCTTCCTGATGTTGGGAATGTCAGAATGCCTCATCTTGACTCTCATGGCTTATGACCGCTATGTGGCTGTCTGCAACCCATTGCGTTATCCCATTATTATGAGCCCCAGGTTCTGTATGCACATGGTTTTAGGTTGTTGGATTGGAGGCTCTATAAGTTCATTTATCCATACAGTCTACCCTATGCATTTTCCCATCTGTGGGTCACGGGAGATCCACCACTTCTTCTGTGAGGTCCCAGTCCTCATTAAGCTCTCCTGTGAAGACACTTCAGTGTACCAgttagtggtggtggtgacaaGCATTGTGTTGCTTGTTGTACCTTTCAGTCTCATCACAGTTTCCTATACTCTCATCTTCCTCACTGTCTTTCGTATGAACTCTgtcaaaggcaggaaaaaaactcTGGCCACTTGTTCTTCCCATCTAACTGTGGTGAGTCTCTTCTTTGGCCCAAACATATTTATCTACATGACTTTCACTTCCTCCCATAGTGCAGAGCAGGACCAAGCTCTTTCTGTGTTCAGCAATATCCTAACCCCCATGTTGAACCCCctcatctacagcctgaggaacaaaGAAGTGGTGGCAGCTCTCAGGAATTTTATGGGAAAATGTGTGACATTTTAG